A genomic region of Magnetospirillum sp. WYHS-4 contains the following coding sequences:
- a CDS encoding YifB family Mg chelatase-like AAA ATPase, with the protein MVARIDTVAFQGIEVVPVDVQVQIAAGMPAFTVVGLPDKAVGESRERVRGALSAMGLALPPKRITVNLSPADLQKEGSHYDLPIALGLLSAMGVVPEDELSRAVALGELALDGSITRVAGALPAAIHALAVEKDLICPASQGGEAAWADGLKILAAPSLLALVNHFKGTQVLGQPRPMAAPDGRADLDLKDIKGQETAKRALEIAAAGGHNLLMVGPPGAGKSMLAQRLPGLLPSLSPPEALEVTMIHSLAGLLDGQGLVRRRPFRDPHHSASMAALVGGGFRARPGEVSLAHLGVLFLDELPEFQRGVLDALRQPLETGRATVARANAHVTYPARIQLVAAMNPCRCGHLADPRQACTKAPRCAQDYQSRISGPLFDRIDLHMDVAEVNPADLSRPPPAEGSAEVAGRVAAARARQTERYVGVPAQVPIRTNAEADGRLLEEVAAPDAEGRRLLDDAATRMHLSARGYHRVLRVARTLADLEGGGDVRRIHVAEALSYRRLPPGRK; encoded by the coding sequence ATGGTCGCGCGGATCGATACGGTGGCGTTCCAGGGCATCGAGGTGGTGCCCGTCGACGTGCAGGTCCAGATCGCGGCCGGCATGCCGGCCTTCACCGTGGTCGGCCTGCCCGACAAGGCCGTAGGCGAAAGCCGGGAACGGGTGCGCGGCGCCCTTTCGGCCATGGGGCTGGCGCTGCCGCCGAAACGGATCACCGTCAACCTGTCGCCCGCCGACCTGCAGAAGGAAGGCAGTCACTACGACCTGCCCATCGCCCTGGGACTGCTGAGCGCGATGGGGGTCGTTCCGGAAGACGAACTTTCCCGCGCCGTGGCCTTGGGGGAACTGGCCCTCGACGGCTCGATCACCCGGGTCGCCGGGGCGTTGCCGGCCGCCATCCATGCCCTGGCGGTGGAAAAGGACCTGATCTGTCCGGCATCGCAAGGCGGCGAGGCCGCCTGGGCCGATGGCCTGAAGATCCTGGCGGCGCCCAGCCTGCTGGCCCTGGTCAACCATTTCAAGGGCACCCAGGTATTGGGCCAGCCCCGGCCCATGGCCGCGCCGGACGGCCGGGCCGATCTGGATCTCAAGGACATCAAGGGCCAGGAAACGGCCAAGCGGGCGCTGGAAATCGCCGCGGCGGGCGGTCACAACCTGCTGATGGTCGGCCCGCCCGGAGCCGGCAAGTCCATGCTGGCCCAGCGCCTGCCGGGTCTTCTGCCGTCCCTGTCGCCCCCCGAAGCCCTGGAAGTGACCATGATCCACAGCCTGGCCGGCCTATTGGACGGCCAGGGCTTGGTGCGGCGCCGGCCCTTTCGCGATCCCCATCATTCCGCTTCCATGGCGGCGCTGGTGGGCGGCGGGTTCAGGGCCCGGCCGGGCGAGGTGTCGCTGGCCCACCTGGGTGTGCTGTTTCTGGACGAGCTGCCGGAATTCCAGCGGGGCGTGCTGGACGCGCTCCGCCAGCCCCTGGAAACCGGCCGCGCCACCGTGGCCCGCGCCAACGCGCACGTCACCTATCCGGCCCGCATCCAACTGGTGGCGGCCATGAACCCCTGCCGCTGCGGCCACCTGGCCGACCCGCGCCAAGCCTGCACCAAGGCGCCCCGTTGCGCCCAGGACTACCAATCCCGCATTTCGGGGCCGTTGTTCGATCGTATCGATTTGCACATGGACGTGGCCGAAGTCAATCCCGCCGATCTGTCCCGCCCGCCGCCCGCCGAAGGCTCGGCCGAGGTGGCCGGCCGGGTGGCGGCGGCCAGGGCCCGGCAGACGGAACGATACGTCGGGGTCCCGGCCCAGGTGCCGATCCGCACCAACGCCGAAGCCGATGGCCGTCTGCTGGAGGAAGTCGCCGCCCCCGACGCCGAAGGCCGGCGACTGCTGGACGACGCCGCCACCCGGATGCATCTTTCGGCGCGTGGCTATCACCGGGTGTTGCGGGTAGCCCGGACGCTGGCCGACCTGGAAGGCGGCGGCGACGTGCGGCGCATCCATGTCGCCGAGGCCCTCAGTTACCGGCGGTTGCCGCCCGGTCGGAAATAG